Proteins from a genomic interval of Paenibacillus sp. RC334:
- a CDS encoding YitT family protein → MKKRIADIAFIILGAFFFALAVNLFVIPNEFGEGGVTGVTIILYYLFQWSPSIVNLVINGLLLIVGYKFLDKRTTLYTVIAVAFNSLFLHLTANWRIDSHEPTINAVFAGVLVGIGIGLIVRVGGTTAGTVILARIANKYLDWNISYGLLFFDLIVAFSSYFIIGPEKLMLTIVILYVGTKVMDFMIEGLNPKKAVMIISEHQNKIAEMVITQMDRGVTVLSGHGYYTKNPKEVLYIVISKQEVSALKKIVKAIDTAAFITIHDVRDVFGEGFLDISK, encoded by the coding sequence ATGAAAAAAAGAATTGCAGACATCGCATTTATTATTCTGGGTGCGTTTTTTTTCGCGCTGGCTGTTAATCTGTTTGTTATCCCGAATGAGTTTGGCGAGGGGGGTGTTACAGGGGTCACGATTATTTTGTACTACCTGTTTCAGTGGTCCCCTTCGATCGTCAATCTGGTGATCAATGGCTTGCTGCTGATTGTCGGGTATAAATTTTTGGACAAGAGAACGACCCTGTACACCGTGATTGCAGTCGCTTTTAACTCGTTGTTTTTACATTTAACGGCCAACTGGCGGATTGATTCGCATGAGCCGACGATTAACGCCGTATTTGCCGGGGTTTTGGTGGGGATCGGGATTGGTTTGATCGTGCGGGTGGGCGGTACAACAGCAGGAACGGTCATTTTGGCCCGGATCGCCAACAAGTATCTGGATTGGAATATCAGCTATGGTTTGCTGTTTTTTGATCTGATTGTTGCATTTTCATCCTATTTTATTATTGGCCCGGAAAAGCTCATGCTGACCATCGTTATTTTGTACGTCGGTACGAAGGTTATGGATTTCATGATCGAAGGTCTGAATCCGAAGAAAGCGGTCATGATCATTTCGGAGCATCAAAATAAAATTGCAGAAATGGTCATTACCCAAATGGATCGGGGAGTTACAGTCCTGTCAGGCCACGGGTACTACACGAAAAATCCGAAAGAAGTTCTGTATATTGTCATCAGCAAGCAAGAGGTGTCGGCGCTTAAAAAGATTGTGAAGGCTATCGACACAGCAGCGTTTATCACCATTCATGACGTGCGGGACGTG
- the thiC gene encoding phosphomethylpyrimidine synthase ThiC, whose translation MKPTETEGTAGNAVDEQTGGVKPFPGSRKVYIQGSRPDIAVPEREIALHPTHTPQGTEHHEPLRVYDTSGPMTDEAYQVDIRQGLPQLRRAWALERGDVEAYEGRAVKPEDNGLKPGSKRETAEFPGVTNRPLRARQGRSVTQMHYARQGIITPEMEFSSIREGVEPEFVRQELAAGRAILPSNINHPESEPMVIGRHFHVKINANIGNSAVTSSIEEEVEKMTWAVRWGSDTVMDLSTGRNIHTTREWIIRNSPVPIGTVPLYQALEKVNGEAEALTWELYRDTLIEQAEQGVDYFTIHAGVLLRYIPMTASRMTGIVSRGGSIMAAWCLAHHQENFLYTHFEEICEIMKAYDVAFSLGDGLRPGSIYDANDEAQFAELDTLGELTQIAWRHDVQVMIEGPGHVPMHKIKENVELQMEICKEAPFYTLGPLTTDIAPGYDHITSAIGAAMIGWFGTSMLCYVTPKEHLGLPNKDDVREGVITYKIAAHAADLAKGHPRAQQRDDALSKARFEFRWRDQFNLSLDPERALSYHDETLPAEGAKEAHFCSMCGPKFCSMRITQDIRAYAADKGLNTEEAVAAGMREKAEQYRDDGQ comes from the coding sequence ATGAAACCGACAGAAACAGAAGGAACAGCAGGGAACGCAGTGGATGAACAGACAGGAGGGGTGAAGCCCTTTCCGGGGAGCCGCAAGGTATATATTCAAGGCTCGCGGCCGGACATTGCCGTACCGGAGCGTGAAATCGCCCTGCATCCCACACATACGCCACAGGGCACGGAGCATCATGAGCCGTTACGTGTGTACGATACGAGCGGTCCCATGACCGACGAAGCCTATCAGGTCGATATCCGTCAGGGCTTGCCTCAATTACGGCGGGCTTGGGCACTGGAACGGGGCGATGTGGAGGCTTACGAGGGGCGTGCCGTCAAGCCAGAGGATAACGGGTTGAAGCCCGGCTCCAAACGGGAGACGGCTGAATTTCCCGGCGTTACCAACCGTCCGCTCCGTGCGCGGCAAGGGCGTAGTGTAACGCAAATGCATTATGCGCGGCAAGGGATCATTACGCCCGAAATGGAATTTTCATCCATCCGCGAAGGGGTGGAACCTGAGTTTGTTCGACAGGAGTTGGCGGCTGGACGAGCCATTTTGCCTTCAAATATCAACCATCCGGAAAGTGAGCCGATGGTGATTGGGCGTCATTTTCACGTGAAGATTAATGCGAACATTGGTAATTCTGCGGTTACGTCCTCCATCGAGGAGGAAGTGGAGAAAATGACCTGGGCTGTACGCTGGGGCTCGGATACGGTCATGGACCTGTCCACAGGCCGTAACATCCATACGACACGTGAATGGATCATCCGTAACTCCCCTGTGCCGATTGGGACTGTACCACTGTATCAGGCGCTTGAAAAGGTGAACGGCGAAGCCGAGGCGCTAACGTGGGAGCTGTATCGTGACACGCTGATTGAGCAGGCGGAGCAGGGCGTGGACTATTTCACCATTCATGCGGGCGTGCTGCTGCGGTATATTCCGATGACGGCAAGTAGAATGACAGGAATTGTGTCCCGTGGAGGGTCGATTATGGCGGCATGGTGCCTTGCGCACCATCAGGAGAACTTTTTGTACACGCATTTTGAGGAAATATGCGAAATCATGAAAGCCTACGATGTGGCCTTTTCCCTCGGGGATGGTCTGCGTCCGGGTAGTATCTATGATGCGAATGATGAGGCACAGTTTGCTGAGCTGGATACGTTGGGTGAGTTAACGCAAATTGCCTGGAGGCACGACGTTCAGGTCATGATTGAAGGACCGGGACATGTCCCGATGCACAAAATCAAGGAGAATGTGGAACTGCAAATGGAAATTTGCAAGGAAGCTCCCTTTTATACACTGGGACCGCTCACGACGGATATTGCACCCGGATATGATCATATTACCTCGGCTATCGGGGCGGCAATGATCGGTTGGTTCGGGACGTCCATGCTATGCTATGTTACGCCGAAGGAGCATTTGGGCCTGCCGAACAAGGATGATGTCCGCGAGGGTGTCATTACCTACAAAATTGCGGCACATGCTGCCGATCTGGCAAAAGGCCATCCACGGGCGCAGCAGCGGGACGATGCTTTGTCCAAGGCACGCTTTGAATTCCGCTGGCGCGATCAGTTCAATCTTTCGCTCGACCCTGAGCGGGCTCTGTCCTACCATGATGAGACGCTGCCAGCAGAGGGAGCCAAGGAAGCACACTTTTGCTCGATGTGCGGTCCCAAGTTTTGCAGTATGCGTATCACGCAGGACATTCGCGCCTATGCGGCGGATAAGGGGCTGAACACCGAAGAAGCGGTAGCCGCCGGGATGCGTGAGAAGGCAGAGCAGTATCGGGATGACGGGCAGTAA
- a CDS encoding IclR family transcriptional regulator → MEDRKLTVRAVERALDILMCFTGDSDLGLTEIASKIGLHKSTVHRLLTTLEDRGFVVRNPATEKYRLGIRIWELSTHLSQSDEPAILLQPAMEGLRDRLGETVSLYLRDGSMRIRIQAVQSNQAIRRVAPVGASMPLAVGASSKVLAAFMPPQELEALLSGDEWPPSVDPEVYKAQLQDIREKGYATSYEEREPGAAAVAAPIVNRKGQVAAALSVSGPVSRLAPETLHDFAPILIEAAKEMGLMLP, encoded by the coding sequence ATGGAAGACCGTAAATTAACGGTTCGCGCCGTGGAGCGTGCGCTTGATATACTGATGTGTTTTACTGGAGATTCCGATCTGGGTCTAACAGAGATTGCTTCCAAAATTGGTTTACATAAAAGTACCGTTCATCGGCTGCTGACCACGCTGGAGGATCGGGGCTTTGTCGTTCGGAATCCCGCAACGGAAAAATACCGGCTCGGCATCCGGATATGGGAGCTATCCACCCATCTGTCGCAAAGCGACGAGCCGGCGATCCTATTACAGCCAGCGATGGAAGGATTGCGTGACCGTCTGGGCGAAACGGTCAGCCTATACCTGCGCGATGGCAGTATGCGTATCCGCATTCAGGCCGTGCAGAGCAATCAGGCGATCCGCCGCGTTGCGCCAGTGGGTGCAAGCATGCCGCTGGCTGTAGGAGCCTCCAGCAAGGTGCTGGCGGCCTTTATGCCGCCGCAGGAGCTGGAAGCCCTGCTAAGCGGGGATGAATGGCCGCCCTCGGTAGACCCGGAGGTCTATAAGGCTCAATTGCAGGATATTCGTGAGAAGGGCTATGCGACCAGCTATGAGGAGCGGGAGCCGGGCGCTGCTGCTGTGGCTGCGCCTATCGTGAATCGGAAGGGACAGGTCGCTGCGGCCTTGTCTGTATCCGGTCCGGTCAGCCGACTAGCGCCCGAGACGTTGCATGATTTTGCACCGATTTTGATCGAGGCGGCAAAGGAAATGGGGCTTATGCTTCCATAA